Below is a genomic region from Staphylococcus carnosus.
CTCCCTCAACAACAAATATGAATTATATAAATGCAGTTTTCGAAGGTCATATATATTACCAATTCAGGTAGTATTTATGGCCTTTTTCTTTTATTTTAAAATCAAAATATATTTTCTATAAATTCACTCTTTTATAACTATAATTCCTTTAAGTAGTCATGTATAATGAAAATGAGAGCGAGGTGAATTTATGTCACATCCAACTGGAATTTTACATAATATTTCAGTGTTTCAGACTAGTCAAAGCCCCTTTATGCAATATTTAGGTGAGATTATTACAAGTCCTCTTGTATCGTTAATCTTGACTTGCATCATTTTTCTTGGTTTCCTATATCAACTTTATTCAAAACGTACAAATTTTGCTGGAATTATTGCCGCGCTAGCCTTATTAATCCTTTTTTTAGGTTATTTAATTCAAGGAGAAGTATCATTAATTTCAATCGGTCTTTTTATAATTGGCATAATACTTCTTATTATTGAATTTTTTATAGTCGGAGCGATTATTGGGATAATCGGTATTGTTTTGATTGCGATAAGTATGATTATGTTAGGCAATAATATTTTATGGATGTTAATAAATGTTGTTATTGCATTTATTTTATCAATTATTGAATGGGTGATATTGGTGAAAGGGTTTAATAAAAAGCTGTCTTTATTTGAAAAAGTTATATTAAGGGATTCTACGACTTCTGAAGCCGGATATACTTCACATGATGACCGCTCTGATTTAGTAGGTCAAATTGCTGAAACTCTTACAGAACTTCGACCAGCAGGTATAATATCTTTGAATGATGAACGTATTGATGCTGTTTCGGACGGCACATTTATTCAACGCGGTGTCAAAGTAAAAGTAACCCAAGTTGAAGGTACAAGAGTAGTAGTAAGGGAATTACCTCAAAATAGTTAAATTATAAAGGAGAGTCTATATGTTAATACCACTTATTATTATTATTGTGATTGCGATAATTGCATTATTGATCTTATTTTCATTTGTGCCGATTGGGTTATGGATTTCAGCAATTGCTGCAGGCGTAAAAGTAAATATCGGTACATTAATTGGAATGCGCTTAAGACGCGTTTCACCTCGAAAAGTAATTGCTCCATTAATCAAAGCTCATAAAGCAGGTTTAAATCTTACTACAAATCAACTTGAGTCACATTACTTAGCAGGAGGAAATGTGGATAGAGTTGTAGATGCTAACATTGCTGCACAACGTGCTGACATTAATCTTCCATTTGAACGAGGTGCTGCTATTGATTTAGCTGGACGTGATGTACTTGAGGCTGTTCAAATGTCAGTAAATCCTAAAGTAATTGAAACACCATTTATTACAGGTGTAGCAATGAATGGTATTGAAGTAAAAGCTAAAGCAAGAATCACAGTACGCGCTAACATTTCTAGATTAGTTGGTGGTGCTGGCGAAGAAACAATTATTGCTCGTGTAGGTGAGGGTATAGTTTCGACAATCGGTTCTAGTGAGCACCATACTGTAGTTTTAGAAAATCCTGACAATATTTCTAAAACTGTTTTAAGTAAAGGTCTGGATTCTGGTACAGCCTTTGAAATTTTATCAATTGATATTGCTGATGTAGACATTGGTAAGAATATCGGTGCAGACTTACAAACTGAACAAGCACTGGCTGATAAAAATATTGCACAAGCAAAAGCTGAAGAACGTCGTGCAATGGCTGTAGCTTCTGAACAAGAAATGAAAGCAAAAGTACAAGAAATGCGTGCGAAAGTTGTAGAAGCAGAATCTGAGGTTCCGCTAGCAATGTCTGAGGCGCTTAGAAAAGGTAATATCGGTGTAAAAGATTATTATAATTTAAAGAATATTGAAGCTGATACAGGAATGCGCGAATCTATTAATCAAAGAACACATTCAGATGATAACGAGTCACCAGATAAGTAAAAGAGGTGATTAAATGAGTATTGGTCTCATAATTTTTATTATAAGTATTGTTATTTCATTAATTACTGCAATCAATGATAAAAGCCATAAAAAGCGCCAAAATCAACAACCTAGAACTCAACAACCACGTCAACAACCAAGCGCTGAAAGAAAAGAGAAAAAAAGCATTTTCGAACAATTAGGAGAAACATTTGAAGAATTACAAAAGGAATTTGATGATTCTTCAAAAAATGTTTCAAATGACAAAAAGCCTAATACAAGTCAATCCAGAAGAATTGAAAATGTTGATCGTAGTCGCGACAGAACAAACCGCCAAGTCGAAGAGAACAGAACACAATCCAGAAATGTCAGCCAAAAGGATTTGGAGGCTATCCAGGAATTGAATGATTCATTAAATAATGAATTGACATCTTATAGATCTGACATAGATCGAGAAAAAGAAAAGCAACTAGCTATAATTGAAAGACGTGCTCAAAAAATTATCAATGATAAATACCTTTCAAATAGAGCTAAACAAGTAAGGTTGAAACAATTATTTTCTGACAGAAACATGCTAGGAAATCAACAAAATCAAAACTTACGCTTTGACGATAATGAAATATTGAATGGTATTATATGGTCAGAAATTTTAAAAAAGCCGAAACAACTTCAATAAAAATTTATTAAGATTAGGTGCCAATTTTTGGTACCTAATTTTTTTAGGTTCGACCATAATCATTATCGGATTATAAATACAAGAGAACATGATATAATAAGGGCATGAATATGTAGGAATTATAGCTAAGTCCGTAAATTCCGTTCGAAATAATATTCTGCATCTTAAATTTAATACTACAGACTACAAGATAGCTGTATTTACGAAAAGGAGTTAATGTATGCCAGGAATAATAGTTATTGATGATATCAATCAAGCCCAAGCTCTAATTGGAAATAACGATGAAAACATACAAGCAATTGAAGAAGCATTTGAAGTTATTATACATGCGAGAGGGCAAGAAATAGCTGTAAAAGGGCAACAACAAGAGGAAATTGAAAAAGCAGAAGCTGTTATCAAAAACTTACTTAAAGTAATTGATCAAGGTGTGACAATCAATCTCAAAGATGTAGAAGCAGCAATTAAAATGGCCCAGAAAGGTTCAATCAATCATTTAGTCGATTTATATGATGAATCGATTACAAAAGATGCATATGGTAAAACAATTCGTGCTAAAACTATGGGTCAAAGACTATATTTAAATGCGATGAAACATAATGATTTAGTATTTGGTATTGGACCTGCGGGGACAGGTAAAACATTCTTAGCTGTTGTTTATGCTGCAAAAGAATTAAGACAAGGTAATGTGAAAAGAATAGTGTTGACTCGTCCTGCTGTTGAAGCTGGTGAATCACTTGGATTTTTACCAGGTGATTTAAAAGAAAAAGTTGATCCTTATTTGCGACCTTTATATGATGGTTTGCATACGGTTTTAGGACCTGAGCAAACTGCTAGATTTATTGAAAGAGGTATAATAGAAGTCGCGCCATTAGCTTATATGCGTGGACGCACTTTAGATGATGCATTTGTTATTTTAGATGAAGCACAAAACACAACTCATGCACAAATGAAAATGTTTTTAACTAGATTAGGTTTCGGATCTAAAATGGTTGTGACAGGTGATATGACACAAGTTGATTTACCACGCGGAATTAAAAGTGGTTTAAAACAGGCGGTTAAAAGACTGGCTGGTGTAAAAGGCATTAGTGTTCAAAAATTAGACCAAAGTGATGTTGTACGTCATCCACTGGTAAGTAAAATTATCGACCGTTATGAAGGGGATGAATAATCAAAATGTTTACAATTGATTTTACAGATCATACTGGCGAAGTAAATTCAGAATGGTATCAACAAATAGATAACTTGCTTACTTTTGCAAAAAAGGAAGAAAAAATTGAAGATGATGCAGAATTATCTGTTACTTTCGTAAATAAGCAAGAAATTCAAGAAATTAATAGAGACTATAGAAATAAAGATAAAGTTACAGATGTAATTTCATTTGCACTAGAAGAAGATGAACCGGATATTGAAGGTTTAGATATGCCAAGAGTTCTTGGAGATATAATAATTTGTGCTGATGTCGCTAAAGAACAAGCAGAAGAATATGGCCACTCCTTCGAAAGGGAGTTAGGGTTTTTAGCACTGCATGGTTTTCTACATTTACTTGGGTATGATCATATGAATGAAGCAGATGAAAAAGAGATGTTTGGACGTCAAAAACTAATTTTAGATAATTATGGTTTGACGAGAGATTAGCAAATGAAACGATTTAAATACCCTATTCATGGTTTTATAACTATTATAAAAAAAGATAAGAATTATTTACTACATCTTTTAACTGCAATTGTAGTTATATCAGCAGGTATTTTATTTGGCATCTCAAAAATAGAATGGTTAGTAATCATACTTTTAATTGCACTAGTATTATCATTTGAGGCAATAAATACTGCAGTAGAGTATGTAGTAGATTTAGTAACGGATGAATATAAGCCACTTGCTAAGCGAGCAAAAGATACAGCAGCTTTAAGCGTACTTGTCATCTCAATTGCTGCGGGTATTATTGGTCTTATAATTTTTATCCCTTACATTTTTAAATAATCAATAAAAGAGGGAATTATATGGCTTATACAAATGAACATTTTAAAAAGGTAAGAGAAGCTCAAAGCCGT
It encodes:
- a CDS encoding NfeD family protein, which gives rise to MQYLGEIITSPLVSLILTCIIFLGFLYQLYSKRTNFAGIIAALALLILFLGYLIQGEVSLISIGLFIIGIILLIIEFFIVGAIIGIIGIVLIAISMIMLGNNILWMLINVVIAFILSIIEWVILVKGFNKKLSLFEKVILRDSTTSEAGYTSHDDRSDLVGQIAETLTELRPAGIISLNDERIDAVSDGTFIQRGVKVKVTQVEGTRVVVRELPQNS
- the floA gene encoding flotillin-like protein FloA (flotillin-like protein involved in membrane lipid rafts), with the translated sequence MLIPLIIIIVIAIIALLILFSFVPIGLWISAIAAGVKVNIGTLIGMRLRRVSPRKVIAPLIKAHKAGLNLTTNQLESHYLAGGNVDRVVDANIAAQRADINLPFERGAAIDLAGRDVLEAVQMSVNPKVIETPFITGVAMNGIEVKAKARITVRANISRLVGGAGEETIIARVGEGIVSTIGSSEHHTVVLENPDNISKTVLSKGLDSGTAFEILSIDIADVDIGKNIGADLQTEQALADKNIAQAKAEERRAMAVASEQEMKAKVQEMRAKVVEAESEVPLAMSEALRKGNIGVKDYYNLKNIEADTGMRESINQRTHSDDNESPDK
- a CDS encoding PhoH family protein gives rise to the protein MPGIIVIDDINQAQALIGNNDENIQAIEEAFEVIIHARGQEIAVKGQQQEEIEKAEAVIKNLLKVIDQGVTINLKDVEAAIKMAQKGSINHLVDLYDESITKDAYGKTIRAKTMGQRLYLNAMKHNDLVFGIGPAGTGKTFLAVVYAAKELRQGNVKRIVLTRPAVEAGESLGFLPGDLKEKVDPYLRPLYDGLHTVLGPEQTARFIERGIIEVAPLAYMRGRTLDDAFVILDEAQNTTHAQMKMFLTRLGFGSKMVVTGDMTQVDLPRGIKSGLKQAVKRLAGVKGISVQKLDQSDVVRHPLVSKIIDRYEGDE
- the ybeY gene encoding rRNA maturation RNase YbeY; the encoded protein is MFTIDFTDHTGEVNSEWYQQIDNLLTFAKKEEKIEDDAELSVTFVNKQEIQEINRDYRNKDKVTDVISFALEEDEPDIEGLDMPRVLGDIIICADVAKEQAEEYGHSFERELGFLALHGFLHLLGYDHMNEADEKEMFGRQKLILDNYGLTRD
- a CDS encoding diacylglycerol kinase family protein, giving the protein MKRFKYPIHGFITIIKKDKNYLLHLLTAIVVISAGILFGISKIEWLVIILLIALVLSFEAINTAVEYVVDLVTDEYKPLAKRAKDTAALSVLVISIAAGIIGLIIFIPYIFK